A window of bacterium contains these coding sequences:
- a CDS encoding phosphate ABC transporter substrate-binding protein, which produces MIRLLLLPLVFLLTLFVDGCSPKKKSCITIAGSTSVQPFIEKLADQFMAKHLNMKIDVQGGGSTAGIQATFNNTCNIGTSSRNLKQNEQELKTFLMCYDGIVIILNKTNPINDLTEEQIRAIFDGTITNWKEVGGKDSKIIPVTREEGSGTRGSFEDLIMEKKTISDACLVQDSNGSVREIIATTPQGIGYISAGLVDERVKAVNINGISANTENFLSHKYKFMRPFLLLTKDAPTCNSKEFIDYTLSSEAQDILKKYGLISIEIKE; this is translated from the coding sequence ATGATTCGGCTTTTATTATTGCCTCTTGTTTTCTTACTCACTCTATTTGTTGATGGTTGTTCACCTAAAAAAAAATCCTGCATAACGATTGCCGGGTCCACTTCTGTCCAGCCTTTCATTGAAAAACTTGCTGACCAGTTTATGGCAAAACATCTAAATATGAAAATTGATGTCCAAGGGGGCGGGTCTACTGCAGGAATACAAGCTACATTCAATAATACCTGTAATATCGGGACATCTTCAAGAAACTTAAAACAAAACGAACAAGAATTAAAAACATTCCTTATGTGCTACGATGGGATCGTAATTATACTCAATAAAACAAACCCAATCAATGATTTAACCGAAGAACAAATAAGAGCTATCTTTGACGGCACAATTACTAACTGGAAAGAAGTCGGGGGCAAAGATTCTAAAATCATCCCGGTAACAAGAGAAGAAGGCTCAGGAACAAGAGGCTCTTTTGAAGACTTGATTATGGAGAAAAAAACAATAAGTGACGCTTGTCTTGTTCAGGATTCAAATGGTTCGGTACGAGAAATAATAGCAACTACTCCTCAAGGAATAGGTTATATATCTGCCGGACTCGTTGATGAAAGAGTAAAAGCAGTTAACATTAATGGAATTTCCGCAAATACTGAAAATTTCCTTTCTCATAAATATAAATTTATGCGGCCATTTTTACTATTAACAAAAGATGCTCCAACGTGTAATTCAAAAGAATTCATTGATTACACGTTGTCTTCGGAAGCACAGGATATATTAAAAAAATATGGGTTAATTTCCATAGAAATAAAAGAATGA
- the pstC gene encoding phosphate ABC transporter permease subunit PstC, with product MKDKIARWTLLVIAFSAVLALLLITFFIFQQGVPLIFKAGLKNFFSTQWSPTHGKFGISSMIVGSLMVTFGALLIGVPLGLSCAIFLTEFSSKTLQRNLKPVIELLAGIPSVVYGFIGIIVLVPFIREHIGGPGFSVLASSIILGIMILPTIVSISYDSLLVVPGTYRAGSLALGATKWQTVTMVLIPAARSGIITSIILGMGRAVGETMAVIMIAGNALKIPHSILDPVRTITSTIALELSYSVGDHRMALFACGTILFIIIIILNIIATKLTRRT from the coding sequence ATGAAAGATAAAATAGCCAGGTGGACACTATTAGTTATTGCTTTTTCTGCCGTCCTTGCTCTTTTATTGATTACATTTTTTATATTTCAACAGGGCGTCCCTTTAATATTCAAAGCCGGATTGAAAAACTTTTTCTCTACTCAATGGTCGCCAACTCACGGGAAGTTCGGAATATCCTCAATGATTGTCGGTTCACTAATGGTAACTTTTGGCGCACTTTTAATTGGTGTCCCTTTAGGACTTTCCTGCGCAATTTTTTTAACGGAATTCTCTTCCAAAACACTCCAGAGAAACTTAAAACCTGTAATAGAATTACTTGCCGGTATCCCATCCGTCGTTTACGGCTTTATCGGCATTATTGTTTTAGTCCCATTTATAAGAGAACATATAGGAGGACCGGGATTTTCGGTCCTTGCATCAAGCATTATTCTCGGTATAATGATTTTACCCACAATCGTAAGTATCTCGTATGACTCTTTACTTGTAGTTCCGGGAACTTACCGTGCAGGCTCATTGGCGCTCGGCGCAACAAAATGGCAGACGGTTACTATGGTATTGATCCCTGCTGCCCGTTCAGGCATAATTACTTCCATAATCTTAGGAATGGGAAGGGCAGTCGGTGAAACTATGGCAGTAATTATGATTGCCGGGAATGCTTTAAAAATTCCACATTCAATACTTGACCCGGTACGCACAATTACTTCAACAATTGCACTTGAATTGAGCTATTCCGTAGGTGACCATAGAATGGCTTTGTTTGCTTGCGGAACAATACTTTTTATTATTATAATTATCCTGAATATTATTGCAACTAAGCTTACAAGACGAACATAA
- the pstA gene encoding phosphate ABC transporter permease PstA has protein sequence MFKIKPKTTQIIAYSILLALTIVTISILVFIILFIFKNGIRELSWSFLTQPTKEMGKEGGILPAIVGTLLVTLFSIIIATPIGVGSAIYLSEYTKGGVIRRIISFGADCLAGMPSIIFGLFGFIFFVIMLKMGWSILSGGLTLAIMILPTIIRTSEEAIKAVPNSYREISYSLGGSKLDTVIKVVLPTALPGILTGIILGIGRAISETAAVIFTAGSSLNMPTSLFSSTRTLAVHFYILAREGISMPKAYGTATVLIIIILLINFIAYRLMHKFISKYY, from the coding sequence ATGTTTAAAATTAAACCTAAAACAACTCAAATCATTGCTTATTCCATTTTATTAGCTTTAACTATTGTTACTATTTCCATTCTTGTTTTTATTATTTTATTCATTTTCAAAAATGGCATCAGAGAATTAAGCTGGAGTTTCTTAACTCAACCTACTAAAGAAATGGGTAAAGAGGGCGGGATACTGCCTGCTATTGTCGGAACTCTGCTTGTTACCCTGTTTTCAATTATCATTGCCACGCCTATAGGAGTTGGAAGCGCAATTTATCTATCCGAATATACTAAAGGAGGAGTAATCCGTAGAATAATAAGTTTCGGCGCGGATTGTCTTGCAGGTATGCCATCAATTATTTTCGGACTTTTCGGATTTATATTCTTTGTAATAATGTTAAAAATGGGATGGAGTATACTATCAGGGGGGCTAACACTTGCAATAATGATTTTACCAACTATTATCAGGACATCTGAAGAAGCAATAAAAGCAGTTCCCAATTCCTATCGTGAAATAAGTTACTCCCTCGGAGGCAGTAAATTAGACACTGTTATTAAAGTAGTCCTTCCTACTGCATTACCGGGAATATTAACGGGTATTATTTTGGGAATAGGAAGAGCAATTAGCGAAACGGCTGCAGTAATATTTACGGCAGGCTCATCGTTAAATATGCCGACTTCATTATTCTCTTCCACAAGAACACTAGCGGTTCATTTCTATATCCTTGCAAGAGAAGGGATATCTATGCCAAAAGCTTATGGAACGGCAACGGTTTTGATTATAATTATATTACTTATTAATTTTATCGCGTATAGATTAATGCATAAATTTATTTCCAAATATTACTAA
- a CDS encoding phosphate ABC transporter ATP-binding protein: MAKISIKSLNVFYKNIQALKNINLDVEKNEILGIIGPSNSGKSSLLQVINRLSEIYESKVTGEILLDNESIFSLPINSLRKRVGLIFATPVVLPGSIYKNVTYGPKLHKKFKKSELDELVYFALNTANLWDEVKDRLQESASKLSGGQQQRLCIARILALKPEVIMMDEPCSGLDPISTAKIESTMVSLKDKYTFILVTNNTKQAARVSSRVAFFLLGEMIEIDKTEKMFTNPKDKRTNDYISGRFG, encoded by the coding sequence ATGGCTAAAATCTCTATAAAAAGCTTAAACGTATTTTATAAAAACATTCAAGCGCTTAAAAATATAAATTTAGACGTAGAAAAAAACGAAATCCTCGGGATAATTGGACCATCCAACTCAGGTAAAAGTTCTTTACTGCAAGTTATTAACCGACTTTCCGAAATCTATGAATCAAAAGTCACTGGAGAAATTTTATTGGACAATGAAAGTATATTTTCTTTGCCTATAAACAGTTTACGAAAACGAGTCGGTTTAATATTTGCCACCCCGGTTGTTTTACCCGGTTCTATATACAAAAACGTTACTTATGGACCTAAACTACATAAAAAATTCAAAAAAAGTGAACTTGATGAGTTAGTTTACTTTGCATTAAATACGGCTAATTTATGGGATGAAGTTAAAGACAGACTTCAAGAATCCGCTTCAAAACTTTCCGGGGGGCAGCAGCAAAGATTATGCATTGCACGTATTTTAGCACTCAAACCCGAAGTAATTATGATGGATGAACCCTGTTCAGGGTTAGACCCGATTTCTACGGCAAAAATTGAAAGCACAATGGTATCATTAAAAGATAAATATACATTTATTCTTGTTACGAATAATACAAAACAAGCCGCAAGGGTTAGCTCACGGGTTGCATTTTTTTTATTGGGCGAAATGATTGAAATTGACAAAACGGAGAAAATGTTTACCAATCCTAAAGATAAAAGAACTAATGATTATATAAGCGGAAGGTTCGGATAA
- the pstB gene encoding phosphate ABC transporter ATP-binding protein PstB → MIKTTNLNLFYKDFHALKNVNLRIKEKLITAMIGPSGCGKSTLLRVFNRMNDLVEGTKITGDVLINDKNIYCPTCDLTALRKKVGMVFQRPNVFPLSIFDNVSYGPKVWGISNRKTLSEIVETSLKGVNLLEELKDQLKQPALSLSLEKQQRLCIARLLAVEPEVLLMDEPCSALDPISTAKIEELMVELKNKYTIVIVTHNMQQAARIADEVGFMLLGELIEFDKTSKIFTNPADEKTANYISGRFG, encoded by the coding sequence ATGATAAAAACAACAAACTTAAACTTATTTTATAAGGATTTTCACGCCTTAAAAAATGTTAACCTTAGAATAAAAGAGAAATTAATAACCGCAATGATTGGGCCATCAGGATGCGGGAAATCAACCCTCCTAAGAGTTTTTAACCGTATGAACGATCTGGTAGAAGGGACAAAAATTACGGGAGATGTTCTAATTAATGATAAAAATATTTACTGCCCTACCTGCGATTTAACAGCTTTAAGAAAAAAAGTCGGTATGGTATTCCAACGCCCGAATGTGTTTCCGTTATCAATTTTTGATAATGTATCTTATGGCCCTAAAGTATGGGGAATCAGCAATAGAAAAACACTTTCGGAGATAGTTGAAACCTCCCTGAAAGGGGTTAATCTTCTTGAAGAATTAAAAGATCAGTTAAAACAACCCGCTCTTAGCTTATCATTAGAGAAACAACAAAGATTATGCATCGCGAGATTATTGGCAGTCGAACCGGAAGTTCTTTTAATGGATGAACCCTGTTCCGCATTAGACCCGATTTCTACGGCAAAAATTGAAGAATTAATGGTGGAGTTAAAAAACAAATATACAATTGTAATCGTAACGCATAATATGCAACAGGCAGCGCGAATTGCTGATGAAGTTGGTTTTATGCTTTTAGGGGAACTAATAGAATTCGACAAAACGAGTAAAATCTTTACTAACCCTGCTGATGAAAAAACAGCAAATTATATCAGCGGCAGATTCGGTTAA
- the phoU gene encoding phosphate signaling complex protein PhoU produces MDKYFDEGLKSVKENILQMATMVEDSIIKVVGALKTVDVEKAKTIREIDRQIDKMEIALEEQCIELIARHQPVGADLRFLIGVIKMNNDMERMGDHAVNISDCINSLAGQPNISSISTIWSMADAAIKMLKESVDSFVTNDPVKAQKVCEQDDIVDEMKNDTIRLLLSRMIEEPKKIGAATQYALVARNLERIADLATNISEDVIYIAQARVIKHHAEEVLKDESKISN; encoded by the coding sequence ATGGATAAATATTTTGATGAAGGGTTAAAGAGCGTTAAAGAAAATATTTTACAAATGGCTACAATGGTTGAAGATTCCATCATAAAAGTTGTAGGAGCTTTGAAAACAGTAGACGTTGAAAAGGCTAAAACAATACGCGAAATTGACCGCCAAATTGATAAAATGGAAATTGCACTAGAAGAACAATGTATTGAATTGATTGCCAGACATCAACCGGTAGGCGCTGACCTGAGATTTTTGATTGGAGTAATAAAAATGAATAATGATATGGAAAGAATGGGAGACCACGCGGTAAACATTTCTGATTGTATAAATTCACTTGCAGGGCAGCCAAATATTAGTTCTATTAGCACTATATGGTCAATGGCAGACGCTGCCATAAAAATGCTGAAAGAAAGTGTAGATAGTTTCGTAACTAATGACCCTGTAAAAGCTCAAAAAGTATGCGAACAAGATGATATCGTTGATGAAATGAAAAACGACACAATAAGACTGTTACTTTCAAGGATGATTGAAGAACCTAAAAAAATAGGCGCTGCAACACAATATGCTTTAGTAGCGCGAAACCTTGAAAGAATTGCAGATTTGGCAACCAATATCAGTGAAGATGTAATCTATATTGCACAAGCAAGAGTAATCAAACATCACGCAGAAGAAGTACTAAAAGACGAATCCAAAATATCAAATTAA
- a CDS encoding response regulator transcription factor: MSKLIFIVDDEPDILELVSLNLKKAGFLVKEFLEADSFLRALKNQNPDLIILDLMLPDMDGFEICKKLKKEDKFSSIPIIMLTAKSDEIDKVLGLELGADDYVTKPFSPKELVARVKAILRRKIEQKESRKIIIGNILTIDLEKYEVFVEKKKIDLTVTEFRILKILSQKRGWVFTRDQLLDHLWDGEKIVLDRTIDVHITNLREKLGKAGNFVKNIRGIGYKIEE; this comes from the coding sequence ATGAGCAAACTAATATTTATAGTAGACGATGAACCTGATATTCTTGAATTAGTATCATTAAATTTAAAGAAAGCGGGTTTTTTAGTAAAAGAATTTTTAGAAGCGGACAGTTTTTTAAGAGCTCTTAAAAATCAAAATCCTGACCTTATAATCCTTGATTTAATGCTCCCGGATATGGATGGATTTGAGATTTGTAAAAAATTAAAAAAGGAAGATAAGTTTTCCTCTATCCCTATAATTATGCTTACGGCAAAAAGTGATGAGATAGATAAAGTTTTAGGGTTAGAGTTAGGAGCAGATGATTATGTTACCAAGCCATTTTCCCCTAAAGAGCTTGTTGCAAGAGTAAAAGCGATTTTAAGAAGAAAGATTGAGCAAAAAGAGTCACGGAAAATTATCATAGGAAATATTTTAACGATAGATTTGGAAAAATATGAAGTTTTTGTTGAAAAGAAAAAAATAGATTTGACTGTTACCGAATTCAGAATTCTGAAAATTTTATCTCAGAAAAGAGGATGGGTATTTACAAGAGACCAGCTTTTAGACCATTTGTGGGATGGAGAAAAAATTGTTTTAGATAGGACAATTGATGTTCATATAACAAATCTAAGGGAAAAATTGGGCAAAGCAGGAAATTTTGTAAAAAATATAAGAGGAATAGGGTATAAAATAGAAGAATGA
- a CDS encoding ATP-binding protein, with amino-acid sequence MKKSIFLKIFSGYFFIILGLSSLILVSSFITIRKHYIGLLVENLQNLGTTLTLKLEPIIEEHNFQELDSLVKRIGFIINTRITIIDSNGIVLADSQKDPKSMENHKTRPEVGQALEGHIGKSWRLSTTVKEEMLYVALPIKRQGRIFDILRLSLSVRNDINRLLNNLMLQISQVILIIMVLSLLGAFLLSKNLSKPIKELSIASNKVAQGDFNVKVFIKNNDELSGLANSFNHMTEQIKTLFTELVSQKEELTNIISSIQEGLVLLDKKGKIILFNESMQKIVPDSVLKDKFYWEVLRNPKLNALVKKVQNEKQSSFEEIDLNDKTFLCGISYMTSKEEIVLIFHDITKNKELEKIKRDFVVNVSHELKTPLTVIKGFTETLESEVNEKSKHFLDIIKNHTDRLINIIQDLLVLSELEEKKNNLNLEQVNLQNLIENVAKIFEQKLKGKQLNLEINVDSNIPPIKADAFKIEQMFINLIDNAIKYTENGKIKVSCTQEETNIKIEIEDTGIGIPQEYLARIFERFYVVDKSRSRKSGGTGLGLSIVKHIVLLHNGTINVESEPGQGTNFSITLPN; translated from the coding sequence ATGAAAAAATCTATATTTCTAAAAATATTCTCAGGGTACTTTTTTATAATATTGGGATTATCAAGTTTGATTCTTGTTTCTTCATTTATAACAATACGAAAACACTATATAGGGTTATTAGTAGAAAACTTACAAAATCTCGGAACTACTTTAACGCTTAAGTTAGAACCAATTATTGAAGAACATAATTTTCAAGAATTAGACAGTCTTGTAAAAAGAATAGGATTTATAATAAATACCAGAATAACAATTATAGATTCAAACGGTATTGTTCTGGCAGATTCTCAAAAAGATCCCAAATCAATGGAAAACCACAAAACAAGACCCGAAGTGGGACAAGCATTAGAAGGGCATATCGGGAAATCATGGCGTTTAAGCACAACGGTAAAAGAAGAAATGTTATATGTAGCTCTCCCGATAAAAAGACAAGGAAGAATCTTTGATATATTAAGATTGAGCCTATCCGTAAGAAACGATATTAATCGTTTACTTAATAACTTAATGTTACAAATTTCACAGGTTATATTAATTATAATGGTTTTATCTTTGTTAGGAGCTTTTTTGCTTTCTAAAAATTTATCAAAACCTATAAAAGAATTAAGTATCGCATCGAATAAAGTAGCTCAGGGAGACTTTAACGTAAAAGTTTTTATAAAAAACAATGATGAATTAAGTGGTCTGGCAAATAGTTTCAATCATATGACTGAACAAATAAAAACGTTATTTACCGAACTCGTCTCGCAAAAAGAAGAGCTTACTAATATCATCTCTTCGATTCAGGAAGGACTAGTCTTATTGGATAAAAAGGGGAAAATTATTCTTTTTAATGAGAGTATGCAAAAAATAGTTCCGGATAGTGTTCTCAAAGATAAATTTTACTGGGAGGTATTAAGAAATCCAAAATTAAATGCATTGGTAAAAAAGGTGCAAAACGAAAAACAAAGCTCTTTTGAAGAAATAGATTTGAATGATAAAACATTTTTATGCGGCATAAGCTATATGACTTCAAAAGAAGAAATAGTATTGATTTTTCATGATATAACAAAAAACAAAGAATTGGAAAAGATAAAAAGAGATTTTGTGGTAAATGTATCTCACGAACTAAAAACTCCTCTTACTGTAATAAAAGGCTTTACTGAGACTTTAGAAAGCGAGGTAAATGAAAAAAGTAAACATTTTTTAGATATTATAAAAAATCATACGGACAGACTTATAAATATTATTCAGGATTTACTTGTTTTATCAGAGCTTGAGGAGAAGAAAAATAACCTGAATTTAGAACAGGTAAACCTGCAAAATTTAATAGAAAATGTTGCAAAAATATTTGAACAAAAATTAAAAGGAAAACAACTAAATTTAGAAATTAACGTAGACAGTAACATTCCACCTATAAAAGCAGATGCATTTAAAATAGAACAAATGTTTATAAACTTAATAGATAATGCAATCAAATATACTGAAAACGGAAAAATCAAAGTTTCGTGTACTCAAGAAGAAACAAATATTAAAATAGAAATAGAAGACACCGGGATAGGTATACCACAGGAATATTTAGCCCGGATATTTGAAAGATTTTACGTAGTAGATAAATCCCGCTCAAGAAAATCGGGAGGAACAGGACTCGGTCTTTCTATCGTAAAACATATCGTTCTCCTGCATAACGGAACAATAAATGTAGAAAGCGAACCCGGTCAAGGAACCAATTTTAGTATTACTCTTCCCAATTAG
- a CDS encoding PstS family phosphate ABC transporter substrate-binding protein, with product MKKIELFRNVLLGSILIFSGFNAQAKPSITTSGSTTVLPITQKAAEVFMDNHPEINISVRGGGSGVGISQIIEGKVDIANSSRPIQTKELKSAREKGVNPTTNVIANDGIVIIVHPSNSVKELTIPTLKDIYAGNITNWKKLGGPDQAIVVVSRDVASGTFEVFNGKVMSGVKVKEDAIMLASNNAVATTITATPGAIGYIGLGFLSDKVKPLIIEGVTPGVETVKNGTYKLSRQLFMYTNGTPKGVVKEFIDFVLSEEGQKIVEETGYITIN from the coding sequence ATGAAAAAAATAGAGCTATTTAGAAATGTATTATTAGGAAGTATATTAATATTTTCCGGTTTCAACGCACAGGCTAAACCCTCTATAACAACCAGCGGTTCTACGACTGTTTTACCGATTACGCAAAAAGCGGCTGAAGTTTTTATGGATAACCATCCTGAAATAAATATTTCTGTCCGTGGTGGAGGTTCAGGCGTAGGAATATCTCAAATTATTGAAGGCAAGGTAGACATTGCTAATTCGTCAAGACCTATACAAACAAAAGAGCTCAAATCTGCAAGAGAAAAAGGCGTAAATCCAACAACAAATGTTATAGCAAATGACGGCATTGTAATAATAGTCCATCCCAGCAATTCAGTAAAAGAATTAACAATACCCACACTAAAAGATATTTATGCAGGAAACATAACCAACTGGAAAAAATTGGGAGGTCCGGACCAGGCAATAGTAGTAGTCTCCAGAGACGTTGCTTCAGGAACATTTGAAGTTTTTAACGGGAAAGTAATGAGTGGAGTTAAGGTTAAAGAAGACGCTATTATGCTTGCTTCAAATAACGCAGTTGCAACTACCATAACAGCAACTCCCGGGGCAATAGGTTATATAGGATTAGGTTTTTTATCTGATAAAGTTAAGCCTTTGATAATAGAAGGCGTAACTCCAGGTGTTGAAACTGTAAAAAATGGAACATACAAACTCTCGCGGCAGCTTTTTATGTACACTAATGGCACACCTAAAGGGGTTGTAAAAGAATTTATAGATTTTGTTTTATCGGAAGAAGGACAGAAGATAGTAGAAGAAACAGGATACATTACTATAAACTAA
- the pstC gene encoding phosphate ABC transporter permease subunit PstC — MYNKTSIIKENLFHFIALFSALCAIIFLSGIIISLFKEGYLIFKEVGISHFLFGKSWYPTQDTPEFGILSLLIGSIVVTVLALIISIPLGISSAIYISELAKPKEKEILKPFIELLASIPSVIYGLFGVVFLAPIMMNLFNLSIGLNAFTASIILGLMVVPIISSISEDAISSVPKSLREAAFALGANKWETIIRVVLPAAKSGIISSIILGFGRAIGETMVVLMVAGNAACIPKSIFHPVRPMTSAIAAEMGEAAVGSSHYNALFGIAIVLFVITFISNIITEEVRKKIRTK; from the coding sequence ATGTATAATAAAACAAGTATAATAAAAGAAAATTTATTTCATTTTATTGCTTTGTTTTCCGCCTTATGCGCAATAATTTTTCTTTCAGGTATAATTATTAGTCTTTTCAAAGAAGGCTACTTAATTTTTAAAGAAGTAGGAATATCCCATTTCCTTTTTGGCAAATCGTGGTATCCTACTCAAGACACACCTGAATTTGGGATTTTATCTCTATTAATAGGTTCTATTGTTGTCACCGTATTAGCGTTAATAATATCCATTCCTCTTGGCATTAGTTCTGCAATATATATTTCCGAATTAGCAAAACCTAAAGAAAAAGAAATACTAAAGCCCTTCATTGAGTTACTCGCAAGCATTCCATCCGTAATATACGGTTTATTCGGGGTAGTATTTCTTGCTCCTATTATGATGAATTTATTTAATTTATCCATAGGGTTGAATGCTTTTACAGCATCAATAATTCTGGGACTTATGGTAGTCCCTATAATATCCAGCATATCGGAAGATGCCATATCATCCGTTCCAAAATCTTTACGGGAAGCAGCTTTTGCGCTTGGCGCAAACAAATGGGAGACAATAATAAGAGTTGTCCTACCGGCAGCCAAATCAGGTATAATTTCCAGCATTATTCTTGGCTTTGGAAGAGCTATAGGAGAAACAATGGTTGTGTTGATGGTTGCAGGAAATGCCGCTTGTATCCCGAAATCCATATTTCATCCGGTCCGTCCTATGACTTCGGCGATTGCCGCGGAAATGGGTGAAGCTGCTGTAGGAAGCAGTCATTATAATGCGTTGTTTGGTATTGCAATAGTTCTTTTTGTAATAACTTTTATATCAAATATAATAACAGAAGAGGTAAGAAAAAAGATTAGAACCAAATGA
- the pstA gene encoding phosphate ABC transporter permease PstA gives MNRNLKQYIGITATRVITIISILFLITFLVFIFSKGWKVLSFSFLFESPRDGMTKGGIFPAIIGTLYLTLLSIAFAFPIGVLSAVYLSEYAKPKWLINIIRMAINTLAGVPSIVFGLFGLAVFVGIFKFGVSVLSGALTLGVLILPIIINASEEAIKTVPKDFREAAYSLGATKRQTIMKVVLPTAMPSILTGAIISVGRAAGETAPILFTAATFYTRKLPQSLSDEVMALPYHIYALMTEGTHPDAQIPIAYGTAIVLLLLVLSINTVAIVVRYRIRRQRKW, from the coding sequence ATGAATAGAAACTTAAAACAATACATTGGAATAACAGCAACAAGAGTCATAACAATTATAAGTATCCTGTTTTTAATAACATTTCTGGTGTTTATTTTTTCAAAAGGCTGGAAAGTTCTTTCTTTTTCCTTTTTGTTTGAATCTCCCCGTGACGGGATGACAAAAGGAGGAATATTCCCGGCAATAATAGGAACTCTTTATCTTACGCTACTTTCTATTGCATTTGCTTTTCCTATAGGAGTTTTATCTGCCGTATATCTATCCGAGTATGCAAAACCCAAATGGCTGATAAATATTATCAGGATGGCAATAAATACACTTGCAGGAGTTCCTTCAATCGTCTTTGGACTTTTTGGATTAGCCGTATTTGTAGGGATATTTAAGTTTGGGGTTTCCGTACTATCGGGGGCTCTTACATTAGGTGTGTTAATCTTGCCTATAATAATAAATGCGAGCGAAGAAGCTATTAAAACAGTGCCTAAGGACTTTCGTGAAGCAGCTTATTCTTTAGGTGCCACAAAAAGACAGACTATAATGAAAGTAGTCTTGCCAACAGCTATGCCAAGTATACTTACAGGCGCAATAATAAGCGTAGGACGTGCCGCAGGAGAAACAGCGCCCATTTTATTCACTGCCGCAACATTTTACACAAGAAAACTACCACAATCTCTCTCGGATGAAGTTATGGCGCTTCCATATCATATATATGCATTGATGACAGAGGGAACTCATCCCGATGCTCAAATTCCGATAGCTTATGGGACTGCAATTGTATTATTGCTTCTTGTATTAAGCATTAATACTGTAGCCATAGTTGTAAGATACCGTATAAGGAGGCAAAGGAAATGGTAA
- the pstB gene encoding phosphate ABC transporter ATP-binding protein PstB → MVNKEIIVKDLNLWFGKKHILKNISISIIPNNITAVIGPSGCGKSTFLRCFNRMNDLIEETRIKGNIIIDGTDIYSDRIDVYSLRTKVGMVFQKPNPFPKSIYENVAFGLPIKGITNKNAIMEKVEKSLKDAWLWDEVKDRLNASAFELSGGQQQRLCIARALATDSEILLFDEPTSALDPQATNKIEKLLIELKKFVTIVIVTHNIAQAARISDYTAFLYLGELIECGCTDKLCTVPKDKRTEEYLTGKFG, encoded by the coding sequence ATGGTAAATAAAGAAATAATAGTAAAAGATCTTAATTTGTGGTTCGGGAAAAAACACATATTAAAAAACATATCAATATCTATAATTCCGAACAATATAACTGCTGTAATAGGGCCTTCCGGATGTGGAAAGTCCACTTTTTTAAGATGCTTTAACAGAATGAATGACCTTATAGAAGAAACACGAATCAAAGGAAATATTATAATAGACGGAACAGACATATATTCGGATAGAATAGATGTTTATTCATTGAGAACAAAAGTCGGTATGGTTTTTCAAAAACCTAACCCGTTTCCAAAATCCATATACGAAAATGTTGCATTTGGTTTGCCTATCAAAGGGATAACAAATAAAAATGCTATTATGGAAAAAGTAGAAAAAAGCCTTAAAGATGCATGGTTGTGGGATGAAGTCAAAGACAGGCTAAACGCTTCGGCTTTTGAATTATCAGGCGGGCAACAGCAACGACTCTGCATTGCAAGAGCTCTTGCAACGGACTCTGAAATACTACTATTTGATGAACCAACCTCTGCGTTAGACCCGCAGGCTACAAATAAAATAGAAAAATTACTTATTGAATTAAAAAAGTTTGTAACTATAGTTATTGTTACTCATAACATAGCTCAGGCAGCCAGAATTTCTGACTATACTGCTTTTTTATATTTAGGAGAATTAATTGAATGTGGTTGCACAGATAAATTATGTACTGTGCCAAAAGACAAAAGAACAGAAGAATATTTAACAGGAAAATTCGGTTAG